The DNA region TTCCTATTATCAATGATATTCTTTATATTACTTCTCACCGCAATAAAGGAGCCGCATGGGGAATTTTACAAGGACAAATGTGGTTTTTTTATGCGATTACTGTCGTTGTTATCATTGGTATTATTTATTACATTCAAAGAGAAGCAAAAGGAAAATGGCTGCTGGGAGTTTCACTTGCCTTCATGCTTGGAGGTGCCATTGGCAACTTTATTGATCGGGTAATACGTAAGGAAGTTGTCGATTTTATTCATACGTATATTTTTAATTATAATTTTCCAGTATTTAATATTGCAGATTCGGCTTTAGTCATCGGGGTAGTGTTATTAATGATTCAAATGATAAAAGAAGAAAGAGCAACAAAGGAGCTAGCTAATGGAGAAAATGGAACACACCATTCTTGAGGATCAAAAAGGTGACCGCATTGATAAAATTATTTCGACTTTAGATGAGGAATGGTCAAGAACACAAGTCCAGCAATGGATTAAAGATGGAGACATCCTTGTAAACGGGCAAAAGGTAAAAACAAACTATAAGTGTGCTTTAAATGATCAAATTGAAATTATCATTCCTGATCCAGAAGAGCTCGATGCGATTCCAGAAGAGATGGATTTAGATATTTATTTTGAAGATAAAGATGTTCTTGTAGTTAATAAACCGAGTGGCATGGTTGTTCATCCAGCCCCAGGGCATTTGACAGGTACGTTAGTAAATGGCTTAATGGCTCACTGTAAGGACTTATCAGGTATCAATGGTGTATTACGGCCCGGTATCGTTCATCGTATTGATAAGGATACCTCAGGCTTGTTAATGGTCGCTAAAAATGATATGGCCCATGAAAAGCTCGTTAATCAATTGGTGGCTAAATCAGTTACCAGGAAGTATCGAGCAATTGTGCATGGGGTTATCACACATGATGCGGGAACGATCGATGCTCCGCTTGGAAGGGATCCGAAGAATCGCCAAGCGATGACCGTTGTTGATAATGGCAAAAATGCTGTTACCCATTTTAATGTAATTGAACGGTTTAAGGATTTCACCTTTGTAGAATGTCAATTAGAAACCGGAAGAACACACCAAATTCGCGTGCATATGAAATACATTGGCTACCCGCTTGCAGGCGATCCCAAATACGGTCCGAAAAAAACATTAGATTTTGATGGACAGGCCTTGCATGCAGGGGTTCTAGGATTTGACCATCCGCGGACAAATGAGTATATTGAATTTGAAGCTCCTCTTCCGGAAAATTTTCAACAATTGCTTGAGCAATTGCGAAATAATCATTGACAGATGGGTTAGTTGTAAAGTAAGATAACAACAGTTGAATATGCCTTTAAAACAGTCCTGTGAGGCTGAGAAGGAACGGATTAGAAAATAGGGAAATTATGCCCTTTTCTAGAATCTACACGTTTACCTCTCACCTCTAGGTGAGAGGTTTTTTTAATTCAGATAAGTGGGTGCTTAAGATGAATCAAAAAGCAATCGTACTAGATGAACAAGCAATTGGGCGTGCCTTAACAAGAATAGCCCATCAAATTATTGAAAAAAACAAAGGAATAGATAATTGTGTTCTTGTTGGCATTCGCACAAGAGGCATTTATATTGCTGAACGTCTTGCTGCAAAAATAGCAGAAATTGAAGGGAAGCCAATCGCGGTAGGTGAGTTGGATATTACACTCTATCGTGACGATTTAACAAAGAAAACAGACAATCAAGAACCGCTTGTAAAAGGTTCAAATATTCCAGTTGAAATCTCCGAAAAAAAGGTTGTCCTTGTAGACGACGTTTTATATACTGGCAGAACCGTCAGAGCAGGTTTAGATGCAATCATGGATCTTGGACGCCCAGCAGCAATTCAGTTAGCTGTCCTGGTCGATCGCGGACATCGGGAATTGCCAATCCGTGCTGACTATGTTGGAAAAAATATTCCGACATCAGGCAGCGAAAAAATTGTTGTTGAATTAACTGAAAAAGATCAAGTGGACCAAGTAAGTATTTTTGAAAATTAAATAACAACCCTTTTTAAATGCAGTCCCGTGAGGCTGTCAAAGGGGAAATCGCCTTCAGTATACATCTGTCGGAATTCCTATACCCCTTTGTGCCTACATGGTCAAAGGATTTTTTTTTGAAAACAAACACAAAATAATAAAGATATTACTGGAGGAGAAAAAATGAACAATAAACCTATCTTAGACGTAGCAGAGATCCCAAATCCAGTCCAATGGCTGACACTAAGCTTACAGCACTTATTCGCGATGTTCGGTGCGACGATCCTCGTTCCATACTTAGTAGGATTAAGTCCTGCCATTGCCTTAATCACAAGCGGGCTTGGAACATTAGCGTTTCTTCTCATTACAAAATTTCAGGTTCCTGCATACCTAGGCTCATCCTTTGCCTTTATTGTACCAGTGATAGCGGCAAAAGAAGCTGGGGGTCCAGGGGCGGCAATGGTTGGCGCTTTCCTGGCAGGGCTTGTATATGGAATTGTAGCCCTTATCATTAGTAGGGCAGGACATAGATGGATTATGAAATTACTGCCGCCAATTGTAGTTGGTCCAGTTATCATTGTAATCGGCTTAGCCCTTTCTGGAACGGCCGTTGATATGGCAATGAATAATTCTGCAGGAGAGTACAGCATGCTCCACTTTTCAGTCGCACTCGTAACCTTAGCAGCGACAATTATCTTCTCAATATATGCCAAAGGAATGTTAAGTATTATCCCAATATTAGCCGGGATTGTGATCGGATATATCTACGCATTATTCGTCGGAATTGTCGATTTTCAACCAGTACTGGATGCAAAATGGTTTGAAATGCCCGAGTTTATCATTCCGTTTGTAAGCTATGAGGTAAAAGTGACATGGGACATTGTCGCTCTAATGGTTCCAGTTGCCGTTGTTACCCTTTCTGAACATATTGGGCACCAGCTTGTGCTTAGTAAAGTCGTTGGACGTGATTATATTAAAGAACCAGGTTTACATCGCTCGATTCTAGGTGATGGCATGGCTACAATGATTTCTGCCCTAATTGGCGGTCCGCCAAAGACGACGTACGGAGAAAATATCGGTGTATTAGCTATCACGAGAGTTTACAGTGTCTATGTAATCGCAGGAGCCGCAGTACTGGCAACGATCTTTGGGTTTATTGGAAAAATGACTGCATTAATTGGAACAATCCCAACACCTGTTATGGGAGGGGTATCAATTCTGCTCTTTGGAATCATTGCATCTTCTGGCCTAAGAATGCTAGTTGACAGCAAAATTGATTTCGCCGATAAACGCAACCTTGTTATTTCATCTGTTATCCTTGTCGTTGGAATCGGTGGCGCAGTTGTCAAATTGGCTAACAATTTCCAAATTGAAGGAATGGCCTTAGCGGCAATACTTGGTGTATTGTTAAACCTCATTCTTCCAGGAGCGCAACCAGTAGATGAAAATATGTTTGAAGAAACTGCTGTGAATGATAAACAGAATATAGCATAAAGATTACCTTTTAAAGAAGTCCAGAGAGGCTTATAAGGGTGTAATAGTAAGTGCCATTAGAAAATAATGGTCTTAGTATAGATTTATACACCCTGGTCAATTGATCAGGGTTATTTTTATACAAAAAATGAAGGGTGGCAGAACATGTTAAATCACTTATTAACCACGAATGAATTAAAAGTGGAAGAGGTTTATCAAATCTTAGCTGATGCACAAAGTTTTGCTGATGGTATGAAATGGCGTCCGGAAGGTCAGATGTATGCTGCTAACTTGTTTTTCGAAGCAAGTACAAGAACTAAATGCAGCTTTGAGGTTGCAGAGAGAAGAGTTGGTATGGGTGTCATTCCATTTGAAGTTCAAACCTCGAGTGTTCAAAAGGGAGAGACGCTATACGATACCGTTAAAACGCTAGAATCCATCGGGGTAAATGCAATCGTCATTCGTCACGGGCAGGACCGTTATTTTGACGAACTGGTAGGGAAAGTGAATGTACCGATTATTAATGGCGGTGATGGATGCGGCCATCATCCAACACAATCACTGCTTGACCTGTTAACGATCCATCAGGAGTTCGGGAAATTTGCTGGTCTGAAAATCGCCATTATTGGTGACATCAGTCATAGCAGAGTGGCGCGTTCCAATGCTGATTTATTAACAAGGCTGGGGGCAGAAGTAATCTTTTCTGGACCAGCTGAATGGTTTGATATTAATAGTCTAAGTTCATCAAGATTTACACCAATTGATGATGCAGTTGAGGAAGCTGATGTTGTGATGCTCCTTCGTGTTCAACACGAACGACATCAAAAGAAGGGTAGCTACTCTGCTGCAGAGTACCATCAACAATTTGGTCTTACATTGAAAAGGGAAAAGCAAATGAAAGAGAAAAGTATTATAATGCATCCTGCTCCGATAAATCGAAACGTTGAGATAGCTGATAGCCTAGTAGAATGCGAACGTTCTAGAATATTTAAGCAAATGGAAAATGGTGTATATGTAAGAATGGCGGTCTTAAAGCGATCCATCGAAAATATTGAAGGAGGAACGATATATGAAAATACTAATTCAAAATTCAAAGTACATAGCAGCTAATGGAGAAATAGATCAGTCTGATATTTTAATAGAAAACGGAAGGATAGTAAAAATTGAAAAGCAAATTAAAGACATTGTAGATAGAAAAGTGGATGCTACTGGGTTGCTTGTTTCACCAGGGTTTATTGATTTGCATGTTCATCTACGCGAACCTGGTGGTGAGAAAAAAGAAACGATTGCTACAGGTACCCTAGCCGCTGCTAGAGGAGGATTCACAACCTTGGCTGCGATGCCAAACACAAGGCCGGTTCCAGATTCAGAGGCTCAAATGAATTGGTTGCAAAAAAGAATTCAAGAAACTGCAAAGGTACGCGTTTTACCGTATGCCTCGATCACGATTCGAGAGCTGGGGCAGGAGTTAACAGATTTCGAGTCATTAAAAAAGGCAGGTGCATTCGCATTTACTGATGACGGAGTAGGGATTCAATCTGCGAATATGATGCTTGAAGCCATGAATAAAGCTGCAGCTGCAAATATGGCGATTGTTGCTCATTGTGAGGAGAACACGCTGATAAATAAAGGATGTGTACATGAAGGAACTTTTTCAGAAAAAAATGGTTTAAACGGAATTCCTTCAGTATGTGAGTCTGTACAGATTGCTAGGGACGTACTGCTTGCAGAGGCTACAGGCTGCCATTATCATGTTTGTCACATAAGTACAAAAGAGTCCGTAAGGGTGGTAAGAGATGCAAAACGAGCGGGTATCCATGTTACTGCAGAAGTAACACCACATCATTTATTATTAACAGAAGACGATATTCCAAATCTTGATACAAATTATAAAATGAATCCCCCATTACGTGCGGTTGCTGATAGAGATGCATTAATAGCAGGACTAATGGATGGAACGATTGATTTTATCGCAACCGACCATGCCCCACATACACTTGAAGAAAAAAGTGAGGGAATGAATTTAGCACCATTTGGCATTGTAGGGCTAGAAACGGCTTTCCCCCTTCTATATACTCATTTTGTTTTAACAAAAATTCTAACAGTCGAAGAACTAATTGGATATTTCACGATTAAGCCAGCAGAGTCCTTTAAGCTTCCATATGGGAAAATAGTTACCGGTGCACCAGCAGACATTGTCCTTTTAAATCTGAATGAAGAGCGTATGATCGATCCAGAGGAATTTCTATCTAAAGGTAAAAGTACACCGTTTAAAGGCTGGAAATGTAAAGGATGGCCAGAGATGACCATTTCAGAAGGTCAGATAGTTTGGGAAAAAGGATGTGTAAAAGTATGAAGGCGCAGCTCGTTTTAGAAGATGGAACAATTTTTATTGGAGACGGGTTTGGATCGCATATGGATACTATGGGGGAAGTTGTTTTTAATACTGGAATGACAGGTTACCAGGAAATTCTCTCGGATCCATCCTACTGTGGACAAATTGTCATGCTAACCTACCCGTTAATCGGAAATTATGGAATTAACCGTGATGATTTTGAATCAATTAATCCTGCCGTAAAGGGCTTTATTGTAAAAGAGGTAACAGATTTCCCATCCAATTGGAGGAGTGAAATTACAATCGATGAATATTTTAAAATGAAGAAAATTCCTGGGATTTCAGGGATTGATACACGTAAATTAACAAGAATCATCCGCCAATATGGGACATTAAAAGGAACCATTTGCAGTATTGAAAATGATCCGAGAGAAGTAGTAAGCAAATTAAGGCAAGCAAAACTTCCGATTGATCAAGTCAGGAGAGTTTCAACAAAAAATGCTTACCCTAGCCCAGGGCGGGGGAAAAGAATTGTTCTCGTTGATTTTGGAATGAAGCACGGAATTTTACGTGAATTAAATAAGCGTGGGTGTGACGTCATCGTTGTGCCTTATCATACAACTGCTGATGAAATTCTTCAGCTGCGACCAGATGGGATTATGCTCTCGAATGGACCTGGAGATCCGAAAAATGTTCCTGAAGGAATACACATGATAAAAGAGGTGTTGGGCAAGGTACCGATTTTTGGAATTTGCCTCGGACACCAATTATTTGCCCTCGCTTGCGGTGCGAATACTGCCAAAATGAAGTTCGGACATAGAGGATCCAACCATCCAGTAAAGGATTTATCTACAGGTAAGATTTCAATAACAGCCCAAAACCATGGTTTTACTGTCGAGGAAAAGTCAATAGAAAATACGAGGCTAACAATTACACATTCTGCCTTGAATGATGGGACAATTGAAGGGCTGAGGCATTTAGATTACCCAGCATTTACAGTGCAGTATCATCCTGAAGCATCACCGGGTCCTGAAGATACAAACGGTCTATTTGATCAATTTCTTGTCATGATTGAGTACGGAAATAAGGAGGTAACG from Neobacillus sp. FSL H8-0543 includes:
- the lspA gene encoding signal peptidase II gives rise to the protein MFYYYLIAIFIILFDQVTKWLIVSRMHLGESIPIINDILYITSHRNKGAAWGILQGQMWFFYAITVVVIIGIIYYIQREAKGKWLLGVSLAFMLGGAIGNFIDRVIRKEVVDFIHTYIFNYNFPVFNIADSALVIGVVLLMIQMIKEERATKELANGENGTHHS
- a CDS encoding RluA family pseudouridine synthase, which encodes MEKMEHTILEDQKGDRIDKIISTLDEEWSRTQVQQWIKDGDILVNGQKVKTNYKCALNDQIEIIIPDPEELDAIPEEMDLDIYFEDKDVLVVNKPSGMVVHPAPGHLTGTLVNGLMAHCKDLSGINGVLRPGIVHRIDKDTSGLLMVAKNDMAHEKLVNQLVAKSVTRKYRAIVHGVITHDAGTIDAPLGRDPKNRQAMTVVDNGKNAVTHFNVIERFKDFTFVECQLETGRTHQIRVHMKYIGYPLAGDPKYGPKKTLDFDGQALHAGVLGFDHPRTNEYIEFEAPLPENFQQLLEQLRNNH
- the pyrR gene encoding bifunctional pyr operon transcriptional regulator/uracil phosphoribosyltransferase PyrR; the encoded protein is MNQKAIVLDEQAIGRALTRIAHQIIEKNKGIDNCVLVGIRTRGIYIAERLAAKIAEIEGKPIAVGELDITLYRDDLTKKTDNQEPLVKGSNIPVEISEKKVVLVDDVLYTGRTVRAGLDAIMDLGRPAAIQLAVLVDRGHRELPIRADYVGKNIPTSGSEKIVVELTEKDQVDQVSIFEN
- a CDS encoding solute carrier family 23 protein, with translation MNNKPILDVAEIPNPVQWLTLSLQHLFAMFGATILVPYLVGLSPAIALITSGLGTLAFLLITKFQVPAYLGSSFAFIVPVIAAKEAGGPGAAMVGAFLAGLVYGIVALIISRAGHRWIMKLLPPIVVGPVIIVIGLALSGTAVDMAMNNSAGEYSMLHFSVALVTLAATIIFSIYAKGMLSIIPILAGIVIGYIYALFVGIVDFQPVLDAKWFEMPEFIIPFVSYEVKVTWDIVALMVPVAVVTLSEHIGHQLVLSKVVGRDYIKEPGLHRSILGDGMATMISALIGGPPKTTYGENIGVLAITRVYSVYVIAGAAVLATIFGFIGKMTALIGTIPTPVMGGVSILLFGIIASSGLRMLVDSKIDFADKRNLVISSVILVVGIGGAVVKLANNFQIEGMALAAILGVLLNLILPGAQPVDENMFEETAVNDKQNIA
- a CDS encoding aspartate carbamoyltransferase catalytic subunit; translation: MLNHLLTTNELKVEEVYQILADAQSFADGMKWRPEGQMYAANLFFEASTRTKCSFEVAERRVGMGVIPFEVQTSSVQKGETLYDTVKTLESIGVNAIVIRHGQDRYFDELVGKVNVPIINGGDGCGHHPTQSLLDLLTIHQEFGKFAGLKIAIIGDISHSRVARSNADLLTRLGAEVIFSGPAEWFDINSLSSSRFTPIDDAVEEADVVMLLRVQHERHQKKGSYSAAEYHQQFGLTLKREKQMKEKSIIMHPAPINRNVEIADSLVECERSRIFKQMENGVYVRMAVLKRSIENIEGGTIYENTNSKFKVHSS
- a CDS encoding dihydroorotase; its protein translation is MKILIQNSKYIAANGEIDQSDILIENGRIVKIEKQIKDIVDRKVDATGLLVSPGFIDLHVHLREPGGEKKETIATGTLAAARGGFTTLAAMPNTRPVPDSEAQMNWLQKRIQETAKVRVLPYASITIRELGQELTDFESLKKAGAFAFTDDGVGIQSANMMLEAMNKAAAANMAIVAHCEENTLINKGCVHEGTFSEKNGLNGIPSVCESVQIARDVLLAEATGCHYHVCHISTKESVRVVRDAKRAGIHVTAEVTPHHLLLTEDDIPNLDTNYKMNPPLRAVADRDALIAGLMDGTIDFIATDHAPHTLEEKSEGMNLAPFGIVGLETAFPLLYTHFVLTKILTVEELIGYFTIKPAESFKLPYGKIVTGAPADIVLLNLNEERMIDPEEFLSKGKSTPFKGWKCKGWPEMTISEGQIVWEKGCVKV
- a CDS encoding carbamoyl phosphate synthase small subunit, with the translated sequence MKAQLVLEDGTIFIGDGFGSHMDTMGEVVFNTGMTGYQEILSDPSYCGQIVMLTYPLIGNYGINRDDFESINPAVKGFIVKEVTDFPSNWRSEITIDEYFKMKKIPGISGIDTRKLTRIIRQYGTLKGTICSIENDPREVVSKLRQAKLPIDQVRRVSTKNAYPSPGRGKRIVLVDFGMKHGILRELNKRGCDVIVVPYHTTADEILQLRPDGIMLSNGPGDPKNVPEGIHMIKEVLGKVPIFGICLGHQLFALACGANTAKMKFGHRGSNHPVKDLSTGKISITAQNHGFTVEEKSIENTRLTITHSALNDGTIEGLRHLDYPAFTVQYHPEASPGPEDTNGLFDQFLVMIEYGNKEVTTICQNVQI